Below is a window of Camelina sativa cultivar DH55 chromosome 11, Cs, whole genome shotgun sequence DNA.
NNNNNNNNNNNNNNNNNNNNNNNNNNNNNNNNNNNNNNNNNNNNNNNNNNNNNNNNNNNNNNNNNNNNNNNNNNNNNNNNNNNNNNNNNNNNNNNNNNNNNNNNNNNNNNNNNNNNNNNNNNNNNNNNNNNNNNNNNNNNNNNNNNNNNNNNNNNNNNNNNNNNNNNNNNNNNNNNNNNNNNNNNNNNNNNNNNNNNNNNNNNNNNNNNNNNNNNNNNNNNNNNNNNNNNNNNNNNNNNNNNNNNNNNNNNNNNNNNNNNNNNNNNNNNNNNNNNNNNNNNNNNNNNNNNNNNNNNNNNNNNNNNNNNNNNNNNNNNNNNNNNNNNNNNNNNNNNNNNNNNNNNNNNNNNNNNNNNNNNNNNNNNNNNNNNNNNNNNNNNNNNNNNNNNNNNNNNNNNNNNNNNNNNNNNNNNNNNNNNNNNNNNNNNNNNNNNNNNNNNNNNNNNNNNNNNNNNNNNNNNNNNNNNNNNNNNNNNNNNNNNNNNNNNNNNNNNNNNNNNNNNNNNNNNNNNNNNNNNNNNNNNNNNNNNNNNNNNNNNNNNNNNNNNNNNNNNNNNNNNNNNNNNNNNNNNNNNNNNNNNNNNNNNNNNNNNNNNNNNNNNNNNNNNNNNNNNNNNNNNNNNNNNNNNNNNNNNNNNNNNNNNNNNNNNNNNNNNNNNNNNNNNNNNNNNNNNNNNNNNNNNNNNNNNNNNNNNNNNNNNNNNNNNNNNNNNNNNNNNNNNNNNNNNNNNNNNNNNNNNNNNNNNNNNNNNNNNNNNNNNNNNNNNNNNNNNNNNNNNNNNNNNNNNNNNNNNNNNNNNNNNNNNNNNNNNNNNNNNNNNNNNNNNNNNNNNNNNNNNNNNNNNNNNNNNNNNNNNNNNNNNNNNNNNNNNNNNNNNNNNNNNNNNNNNNNNNNNNNNNNNNNNNNNNNNNNNNNNNNNNNNNNNNNNNNNNNNNNNNNNNNNNNNNNNNNNNNNNNNNNNNNNNNNNNNNNNNNNNNNNNNNNNNNNNNNNNNNNNNNNNNNNNNNNNNNNNNNNNNNNNNNNNNNNNNNNNNNNNNNNNNNNNNNNNNNNNNNNNNNNNNNNNNNNNNNNNNNNNNNNNNNNNNNNNNNNNNNNNNNNNNNNNNNNNNNNNNNNNNNNNNNNNNNNNNNNNNNNNNNNNNNNNNNNNNNNNNNNNNNNNNNNNNNNNNNNNNNNNNNNNNNNNNNNNNNNNNNNNNNNNNNNNNNNNNNNNNNNNNNNNNNNNNNNNNNNNNNNNNNNNNNNNNNNNNNNNNNNNNNNNNNNNNNNNNNNNNNNNNNNNNNNNNNNNNNNNNNNNNNNNNNNNNNNNNNNNNNNNNNNNNNNNNNNNNNNNNNNNNNNNNNNNNNNNNNNNNNNNNNNNNNNNNNNNNNNNNNNNNNNNNNNNNNNNNNNNNNNNNNNNNNNNNNNNNNNNNNNNNNNNNNNNNNNNNNNNNNNNNNNNNNNNNNNNNNNNNNNNNNNNNNNNNNNNNNNNNNNNNNNNNNNNNNNNNNNNNNNNNNNNNNNNNNNNNNNNNNNNNNNNNNNNNNNNNNNNNNNNNNNNNNNNNNNNNNNNNNNNNNNNNNNNNNNNNNNNNNNNNNNNNNNNNNNNNNNNNNNNNNNNNNNNNNNNNNNNNNNNNNNNNNNNNNNNNNNNNNNNNNNNNNNNNNNNNNNNNNNNNNNNNNNNNNNNNNNNNNNNNNNNNNNNNNNNNNNNNNNNNNNNNNNNNNNNNNNNNNNNNNNNNNNNNNNNNNNNNNNNNNNNNNNNNNNNNNNNNNNNNNNNNNNNNNNNNNNNNNNNNNNNNNNNNNNNNNNNNNNNNNNNNNNNNNNNNNNNNNNNNNNNNNNNNNNNNNNNNNNNNNNNNNNNNNNNNNNNNNNNNNNNNNNNNNNNNNNNNNNNNNNNNNNNNNNNNNNNNNNNNNNNNNNNNNNNNNNNNNNNNNNNNNNNNNNNNNNNNNNNNNNNNNNNNNNNNNNNNNNNNNNNNNNNNNNNNNNNNNNNNNNNNNNNNNNNNNNNNNNNNNNNNNNNNNNNNNNNNNNNNNNNNNNNNNNNNNGTACCATTGCCCACTCCTTACATCTGGACACCAAGAAAACGTCATGATGTTGACAATCTTGGAAACTAAACAGACATTCTGGTTTGACTAAACTGGTTACCATTATCAATTGCAAATCGAACATGATAAGGGACATCGTACTCGCGGATGTCCACAATAGAGTCTAAGCAATCTTGAGGGTGTTGTTCTCTGcgtttcaagaacaaaaaaaaatgatcaggATATCTGAAATTTCTGGaaataaacatgaaaaataacTATGAACAACTGATACTAAAGGTAAATTAGGAAACCAAAAAACTCTTCAgagcatattaaaaaataaaataaaaaatacattgtCTTACCGTTTTCCAGCCAATATGGATTCGTAAGCTTCAAGTGCATCAAATTTAGCCTGGTTTCGTTCGACAATATGCAACAGATCCCTCTTGACTTCCATCAATTGTTGCACAGTATCGAATgatacttttaaatatttttttcgcAGGCCAGATAAATGATTTTTCTGTTCATATAAGAAATGAAGGAACTCAAAACCGTATgtctcaaaaaaaacaaaagttagaaaGGCACCTTACAAGTGACGACAAGAAAAAGTACTGAAACCTTCATATCCTGCATACTTTTGCACAAAAGGCAAGACTAAAGAACTAAAAACTTTATCCTTTACAGCCCATGTTGCATACTAGCAAACGCCTAGAGATTTCACCATATGGATGCAAGATCACCTTTTTCAACTTGTTACTACAAGTGCTCGGTTTTGAGCTTACAAGAAGAGAATAATAACTAAAGGTCATCATAAAAGTTACTGATATCTCTATAGAGAGAAGAACAGCATCAATCAACTTGTAGAAGACACTGGTCAACTAAACCACAGAATCAAGATGAAATTAACACTGGTAGAAGTCAgagttaaacaaataaataaggtATGCTCTACTGACTTACAAGATCAAGATCCTCTTTATCAACAATCTCAATACCAGCAACCTGTCTTTCATATCAGCGTCTCAAGTAGGCTTCAACTTCCAATTCCAATTTGTCCTGTAAATCGGCAATGCAGTGTTTATTGACATATAGGATGAAATTACATGAGTGACTCAAGGAGCATTCAGATGATGTACAGAGTGACATTATCATACTTTAGTGGCTAAATAGAAGTAAGGGCGGAACTTGTATTTTGTCTTGAAAGAAAACCcgtcctaaaaaaaaaaaaaaaaatcctcatcttggttaaaatttagaaaaatgcaacaagaaaaatataaaagttgatCAACTTATTATACAAAGCTGAAATCgtccataaatatatatagctcCTCACCTGAGTAACAAAGTAAAGGTCCACGCAACTATAGACTTTCCCAGTATCTCGATCTTCCCAAGATGACTGCGAATAACCAATCAGTAGTAAATACTAGTAGTACTTATATATCAAACGCCAAAATTTGCATCGAGAGAACTACCAGCCAAGCTGAGGGGAACCTTATAATAGTTCCCGTAATTTCGTATCTCCTAGAATCTTAAATTCTCACAATTATGTGTATGACTCAATCGCCAATGCTTCTAGttaatttagagaaaaaaatcacattCCGAAACTTTCTCAAACGCTCTCTCACTTAACAAAAGGTTGGGTCAAAATTAGAGTGCGATTGATTACGGGAGAACTTACCGATGCGAATGTGAGTAGCCACCCAAGTCGCGTTTCACCTTCGGAGAAAAGCCCAAATCCGAGTTTAGATTCGAGTTCATCTTCTGCAGTGTTCACTACTCTCGGCTTCTTCGCCCACCGCGAGTCTTTTCGATCCCGTCTTCGATTATCTCCGCTCATTGTTGGGCGATTGTAAAATTAAGCGGGACAGAGAGAGGAGCTTTGATTGATTCCTGGAGAATCCAGCTTCCAAGGAAGGAGAAATTtatggtcaaaaaaaaaaaaaaaNNNNNNNNNNNNNNNNNNNNNNNNNNNNNNNNNNNNNNNNNNNNNNNNNNNNNNNNNNNNNNNNNNNNNNNNNNNNNNNNNNNNNNNNNNNNNNNNNNNNNNNNNNNNNNNNNNNNNNNNNNNNNNNNNNNNNNNNNNNNNNNNNNNNNNNNNNNNNNNNNNNNNNNNNNNNNNNNNNNNNNNNNNNNNNNNNNNNNNNNNNNNNNNNNNNNNNNNNNNNNNNNNNNNNNNNNNNNNNNNNNNNNNNNNNNNNNNNNNNNNNNNNNNNNNNNNNNNNNNNNNNNNNNNNNNNNNNNNNNNNNNNNNNNNNNNNNNNNNNNNNNNNNNNNNNNNNNNNNNNNNNNNNNNNNNNNNNNNNNNNNNNNNNNNNNNNNNNNNNNNNNNNNNNNNNNNNNNNNNNNNNNNNNNNNNNNNNNNNNNNNNNNNNNNNNNNNNNNNNNNNNNNNNNNNNNNNNNNNNNNNNNNNNNNNNNNNNNNNNNNNNNNNNNNNNNNNNNNNNNNNNNNNNNNNNNNNNNNNNNNNNNNNNNNNNNNNNNNNNNNNNNNNNNNNNNNNNNNNNNNNNNNNNNNNNNNNNNNNNNNNNNNNNNNNNNNNNNNNNNNNNNNNNNNNNNNNNNNNNNNNNNNNNNNNNNNNNNNNNNNNNNNNNNNNNNNNNNNNNNNNNNNNNNNNNNNNNNNNNNNNNNNNNNNNNNNNNNNNNNNNNNNNNNNNNNNNNNNNNNNNNNNNNNNNNNNNNNNNNNNNNNNNNNNNNNNNNNNNNNNNNNNNNNNNNNNNNNNNNNNNNNNNNNNNNNNNNNNNNNNNNNNNNNNNNNNNNNNNNNNNNNNNNNNNNNNNNNNNNNNNNNNNNNNNNNNNNNNNNNNNNNNNNNNNNNNNNNNNNNNNNNNNNNNNNNNNNNNNNNNNNNNNNNNNNNNNNNNNNNNNNNNNNNNNNNNNNNNNNNNNNNNNNNNNNaaaaaaaaaaaaaaaaaaaaaagggcttTTACTGGTGTAGGGCTTCGTGGATGCTGGACAAAAGGACTTTAGATAgagagtaattttttttctttttttttttcattttcccgCACTTTGGAAATTTTAACCAAATTACTAAAACGCCCCTCCTTTTTTCGAATCTAATTGGGTCCATGTACAAAAAAGCCCATCTTTAGCGAATTTGGATCTGCTAGTCTAACATTTGAATTTGGATCATGCTTTTTTACGTTTAAAAGCAAATCTAATTTGAATGCGCACTTCTATGTTCCATTGGATTTCTAACATAATTTTGGATACGTGATATGTCATCATGACCATTAATTTGAATGGTTTCAGTCACAAATTTATTCTGTTAAATGCATGCAAGACCTGAACTTTAAATGTTGTCAATGTCATCGTCTGAAATTCCACAAAAGTAGCTAACGTTGTTCAAGTCTCTCGCCCACACCTCTAATGAGCAAGATCTTATTTCGGCAGGTTTGTAGCCTCTTCACCTGCTTTAGCCTCATCAGCCCATTTGGACCATAGATCCTCACAACTGCGTAGACCATAAGGAATTGCCTAATCGTTTCACGTGTACTAATTGGTTCATCAGCTGCTGAGCCACCGGCACCTGATGATGATGCTTGTTCTCCCAGACCCTACAGAATTCAGCACACCACACTTCTTTTCTCTACTTTGATCTAAAGTTTCACATGAATGTTTCACACTGGCAAGCTACATGGGTAGACGCGCTTGTAAAAGGATTCATACCTTTCGATTTCGTGCCAACCAACGAGAAACCAACTGCAAAGCATTTTTGATTGCCATAGTGAATGAGAAGATGGTCCTGTCCATCAATCAGTAACAAAgaactttaatttttaaacagtgatttaaaaaaaaaaactccattaCATTATATATGAACTATATGAGATAAATGTTACTGTTTCAAgggtgagaagaaaaaaataacatttctcTCTAAAAACACTTAGGCTACCATGGAGATGCAGGTAAACAACATAATAATTTGATCCGAATTGTCTTATATATGGACACGTCTACAACATATTCAGCTTTCCAGATATGATTACATTGAAAATCTCACCATGTGAAGACTACATGCAAAGATATGTTTAgtactaaaaagtaaaaacactaGAAAATTTACAGTTGCCACTTAGcattaaaaaaacaagtaaattGCAACAGGGACAGATGAAAAATAAAGTCAACACAATatgtgatgattttttttttttttttcaacaagaaGAAATCAGCTCAAATGAGCCGATTTGTGAGTAAATTGTTTACAATCAAAATAAGGATGCAGAGAAGAATGCGTTcagcgtgccaaagaatccgttcgtacattagcatttctagaaacttgaaccaaagaaaaagaagaaaactcctccatGTCAATGTTGATATCGTCTAGGTATGTTGTGAAGGCTGGCCAATCCTGAGGCGAAGAcgccatcttcaccaagtcggaGCAGTCCGTGAAAAAGACCACCTCCCGGaaatcatgtccaatcatgTATTGCATCGCCTAAATGAAAGCTTCAACTTCTGCATGTAATGGAAACAGACTACGCCGGTAATTGGTTGCGCCGTGAACCGGGGATGAACCTTGTGAAGAAGTATGAACccatcctgcacctgcaaaaacatcagttgctttccaagaaccatccacAAAGCACCGATGTCCTGAAAAAACCGACGGAAGGAGAGCATTACATCCCCGAGTCCGAGGAGGCAGAATGCTAGGGGAGGAGGGAAGTTCGTCCGACTCTGCCTCCACATATGCCTGCTGCTAAGTTTGCGCTTCACCTACTGCCACCCGGACAACCTCATCGGGTCGTTCTACCTGATTCTCAAAAATCCGAGCATTCCGTACTTTTCAGATATACCACATTATCCAAAGAAAATCTGCAACCTGTAAATCCATATTTGTAGAACCCAAAAAATATCCACATTACATGCCTTCTTTGaataatataatcaataaattctaaattttccaaacttttattttatcaaatattttacttttctaaaaaaaaaaaaaaaaaaaaaaaaaaaaaaaaaaaaaaaaaaaaaaaaaaaaaaaaaaaaaaaaaaaaaaaaaaaaaaaaaNNNNNNNNNNNNNNNNNNNNNNNNNNNNNNNNNNNNNNNNNNNNNNNNNNNNNNNNNNNNNNNNNNNNNNNNNNNNNNNNNNNNNNNNNNNNNNNNNNNNNNNNNNNNNNNNNNNNNNNNNNNNNNNNNNNNNNNNNNNNNNNNNNNNNNNNNNNNNNNNNNNNNNNNNNNNNNNNNNNNNNNNNNNNNNNNNNNNNNNNNNNNNNNNNNNNNNNNNNNNNNNNNNNNNNNNNNNNNNNNNNNNNNNNNNNNNNNNNNNNNNNNNNNNNNNNNNNNNNNNNNNNNNNNNNNNNNNNNNNNNNNNNNNNNNNNNNNNNNNNNNNNNNNNNNNNNNNNNNNNNNNNNNNNNNNNNNNNNNNNNNNNNNNNNNNNNNNNNNNNNNNNNNNNNNNNNNNNNNNNNNNaaaaaaaaaaaaaaaaaaaaaaaaaaaaaaaaaaaaaaaaaaaaaaaaaaaaaaaataggccaccgctttctctctctcgttccGTCGTGTTTCCATCTAGAATTGTCATGTATGAAGATGACAATTGTTTTAAGGACAAAAAAGATTCCAGTTTTTCATGTATGAAGAAAAATTGTCAAAATAGTTGACTTTTTGGTCTAAACTCTAAAGATACAATTGTTTTAAGGACTGTTATTAGAGAAATGATTTCTAAATCaatatagaattgtaaattattaaaattaaaacacatggattttgaaacaATATGTTTTATTCTTAGATTTGAATTCTTCTATTTTatactttcaaatccatttaaatccaattaaaatataatgtggattttgaaatccaaaaacaatcaTTAAGTTaataatatgagattttaacaagtatttgtaaattacataaccaataacatataattttgataaatattttaaaatcaataattaaataacacataatttttgtttaacttttcaaatttattaaaatcatataactaATAGCCCCTcttatataacataataaaatagcATATTGTTTAATTTATGGAAGACGGGTAACATTTTTAGTCGAATCACTGTTTATGTAAACGTTACATGTAATGTAATTAAAAAGCTGGTTTTACAAGATCAAAAAGTTTTCAATATACTATAGTGGAATAATCATTTGAAAATGTGAAAATTGAGtaatttttgttctctttctgaATAATTCAATAAACTTATGAAAATCGGAAATGTCGTGATTCGTGAATGGTAAATTTGTATGTAGAATCATCTTTTGAAAAGGTGAAGAGAGAAAACGGTATCTCGCTAATcatcaaaaaaacaataaattaattgtaATGAGATTATtgccattcttttttttttgaaaatatgaaacTGAGATACACACACATACAGATGAGAAAACAAATGACAATATGACATTTGTTCACAATTTCTGAAGGAAGCTACGCAACGTGGTGGAACATAGTCAAGGGCATTATTACTTTACGCCGTAGCTAATTCCTTGAATGAAGAAGGAACGAGAGAGAACAAATCTTGTAGAAAGGTTTTCTCAGCTCACGCCCCCTCCTTTGCTTATTAACTGGGTTATctttatacattatttattttcctcTCTATAAGACTAGGAAACTCCACAAATCAAACATACTTATCGTATTCGTACATAATCATAATCCATATAACTATATGATATTTCTACGCTCATTTCTCCTTGCTACAGTTGCACAACCGTGCACTTGCATAACTACTATCGATCATGTCCATATTTACCACCACCACACCTATCTATGATGGATTGATTATATGCCCCTCATAGTTACAAATTGGAGAGGCGCCTATCTATTTTATTCTTGCGCTATTTAATagtttaatcatataaataaaaataaggtttcactctctccttattggtccatttgacatttatttttttaaaatttaatatttatttttaattaaacaacacaatttatcatatacattattaatacatattttaaatttattctttactactaaattgtaactgaaattacataaattgtgaattaactttttttcctccatttattttcatttaaacacactattaattataattgtaactcttctaatttaattattttagaaatgtaacttccatcactttttatcctatatataaccattctcacatcttcctccaccatatcccaaatcctaaatattttctttgttttttttataatgttcttgcataggttaaaaacctaattaagagtttgattatattttttgtttactatatattttacattgttttgaattttattatttctttgttttatgtacttcttcttttcttctttgttacttatattattttgatttaaaatacatatatattctaatatgtataataaaatttgatgaccataataatattttggttataaccatctcataataagggaatcaagctaaagaaaacatcttaatttattactttagatgtttgattagttCTTACAAAGTCatgtatgtttattttattcttaaaatttcaaatgttctgatgaaagaaatttttgtaatataattatcaaatcaatttttcttacctctctcttacctccaacaaaattgtaataaatatgttttagaatactcatcattttatttagtttgtgattcaacatataattatataaaaatcattattttagaatttaattcaaaattgtactttaatataaaaaagtaatttgatatttattttctttctaccTTTTACTTCAAGgatgaaaaattaaaactaagcctagcaatataacttaaattaaggggaatataaaaaaaattgtaatataattatcaaatcaatttttcttgactctcacttacatccaacaaaattttaatacatttattttagaataataatcattatattcagtttgtgattcaacatataatgatataaaaatcactatttaaaaaaaaattcaaatatgtactttaaagatttttctatataaaaaaaacaaattgattttttattttctatctagcTTTTATTACAAGGGTTAAAAATTACAACTAAACCTAGCAATATATCTTAAACTAAgtggaatataaaaaaaattaaagagaatctatggtaatagttttttaaaactttgattgaacttcatatgattttataggaaactagataaggacccgcccgatgtgcgggtttaaaattttgtaaataaaatttaatttaacaaaaatatattaaaatttgttgtatgttatttataatttttttttgctataatacactgatttatatctatttacaaaattttatgtatgttaccatgaaaagtgtattttttttacaccgaaatatattgtatattacaaatatattcgttaccaccacctaaaaaatgtctatatgaatacattaagccaactattatatatctctttactttcacttttgcatagttttttaattacaaaaattgttggctcaaaaaatatttcaagtaaaaaatatattacgtAGTATACTGTTGATATGAGAAACAACAATCTAAAGAATTTGAATAATAAGTAAGATTTGGGCAGGCTTTCGGTGGAAATCGGTTTGAACTAAGAAAGAACAATGAACTGGATTTGTATTGATATATTCTTTGTTGCTTGGTTGAAATTACATACATGTTATCTTAACTCAACTCGAATATTTAAACGGAAACGACTTAGAAACTATCTCCTCCATCTCCTCCAGAGATCTCGACCCAAGATCCCGCGATCTTCTCCCAGATTTGACTCGGCGTTCTTCCCAGTCGGATCTCCTTCTTGGGTCCGCAGCAGGCCCATTATCGCATGCAACAATCGCTCCTTAATGGGCTTCTCCTACGGGCGTTTCGATcgtcgaaacccaacaccaacatatactaatcaattattgtaaaaaaagtATACTAattaatgatgtatcatcacaatagtgtattaccaaccatggagagaactttggctctgccctcctccctcCTCCctctcttatggagagaaccttgtgtCCAGCCTCAtctaccatggagaaaaccttggctccgccttcctctcTTGGAGAGATAACCATGCGTCCAACCTTCTCTACCTTCTTTCCTTGTGGAGATAACCTTGCGACACAGNTTAAACTAAgtggaatataaaaaaaattaaagagaatctatggtaatagttttttaaaactttgattgaacttcatatgattttataggaaactagataaggacccgcccgatgtgcgggtttaaaattttgtaaataaaatttaatttaacaaaaatatattaaaatttgttgtatgttatttataatttttttttgctataatacactgatttatatctatttacaaaattttatgtatgttaccatgaaaagtgtattttttttacaccgaaatatattgtatattacaaatatattcgttaccaccacctaaaaaatgtctatatgaatacattaagccaactattatatatctctttactttcacttttgcatagttttttaattacaaaaattgttggctcaaaaaatatttcaagtaaaaaatatattacgtAGTATACTGTTGATATGAGAAACAACAATCTAAAGAATTTGAATAATAAGTAAGATTTGGGCAGGCTTTCGGTGGAAATCGGTTTGAACTAAGAAAGAACAATGAACTGGATTTGTATTGATATATTCTTTGTTGCTTGGTTGAAATTACATACATGTTATCTTAACTCAACTCGAATATTTAAACGGAAACGACTTAGAAACTATCTCCTCCATCTCCTCCAGAGATCTCGACCCAAGATCCCGCGATCTTCTCCCAGATTTGACTCGGCGTTCTTCCCAGTCGGATCTCCTTCTTGGGTCCGCAGCAGGCCCATTATCGCATGCAACAATCGCTCCTTAATGGGCTTCTCCTACGGGCGTTTCGATcgtcgaaacccaacaccaacatatactaatcaattattgtaaaaaaagtATACTAattaatgatgtatcatcacaatagtgtattaccaaccatggagagaactttggctctgccctcctccctcCTCCctctcttatggagagaaccttgtgtCCAGCCTCAtctaccatggagaaaaccttggctccgccttcctctcTTGGAGAGATAACCATGCGTCCAACCTTCTCTACCTTCTTTCCTTGTGGAGATAACCTTGCGACACagctcctccaccatagagagaacctcggctctgcactcctcctatgtggagagaacatgttcacattttttagctatctcaaaatggtttgctccaacaaccaaAGAAACTAAAGATCATTTTCtaacatcacaaaatcttttgatagtaactaatgttaaaatttttaatgtatTCGTGGAAACTTCTTTGGCATACCATGATGTAGCTTCTGTCTTTGTAACGCCCTGACAGCCACCTTCTTTAGTGGGCCCTACGTC
It encodes the following:
- the LOC104722473 gene encoding DNA polymerase epsilon catalytic subunit A, with protein sequence MSGDNRRRDRKDSRWAKKPRVVNTAEDELESKLGFGLFSEGETRLGWLLTFASSSWEDRDTGKVYSCVDLYFVTQDGFSFKTKYKFRPYFYLATKDKLELEVEAYLRR